The genome window GGCGCTGAGCAAGTTGAATTCACCGCCGTGAACGAACAGTTCCGGCACCACCAGGGCCGACAGCACCGCCGCTGGAACGAGGCCCAACGCTGAGGCGAGGCGCTCCGGCAGCGGGCGGCCCCGCAGCAGCAAGAGAGCTGAGGAACGCAGCAAAAACCCGATCAGGCCGACCCCAAAAAT of Deinococcus detaillensis contains these proteins:
- a CDS encoding AzlD domain-containing protein, translated to MTIWIIIFGVGLIGFLLRSSALLLLRGRPLPERLASALGLVPAAVLSALVVPELFVHGGEFNLLSARLVAGVVAGGVAWKTKSVLWTLVVGLGLLVAFQALGWK